One window of Acanthochromis polyacanthus isolate Apoly-LR-REF ecotype Palm Island chromosome 19, KAUST_Apoly_ChrSc, whole genome shotgun sequence genomic DNA carries:
- the LOC110949598 gene encoding C1q-related factor-like has protein sequence MLVLVLVVLIPVLVSSVGTGGSDDSGSHFEMLGTCRMVCDPFPSTGTTGAGVHAGTDTATTGLQVDNDSDLSDHSIGPPLPTYSAHGPQGKPGRPGKPGPPGPPGEPGPPGPKGPPGDGVDIVRTGILGLGGKGAVSTTTYNTTPRVAFYAGLRNPQEGYDILRFDDVVTNIGGNYEGATGKFTCKIPGTYFFIYNVLMRGGDGTSMWADLIKNGLVRASAIAQDQDQSYDYASNSVILHLDAGDEVFIKLDGGKAHGGNSNKYSTFSGFILYAD, from the exons ATGCTGGTCCTCGTCCTGGTGGTCCTCATCCCTGTGCTGGTCAGCTCCGTTGGCACAGGCGGCTCGGATGACAGCGGGAGCCACTTTGAGATGCTGGGCACCTGCCGCATGGTTTGTGACCCCTTCCCCAGCACCGGCACCACGGGGGCAGGTGTGCACGCCGGCACCGATACAGCAACTACAGGCCTGCAGGTGGACAACGACTCAGATCTGAGTGATCACAGCATCGGCCCGCCGCTGCCCACCTACAGCGCTCACGGTCCACAAGGCAAGCCAGGACGTCCCGGAAAGCCTGGACCCCCGGGACCACCTGGAGAGCCCGGCCCACCGGGACCTAAGGGACCACCTGGAGACGGTGTGGACATCGTACGGACGGGGATTCTAGGTTTAGGGGGCAAAGGGGCAGTCAGCACAACCACTTACAACACCACTCCTCGGGTGGCGTTTTACGCAGGACTACGAAACCCTCAAGAAGGTTACGACATACTACGATTTGATGACGTGGTGACTAATATTGGTGGTAACTATGAGGGCGCGACGGGCAAGTTCACCTGTAAGATCCCTGGCACCTACTTTTTCATCTACAATGTGCTGATGAGGGGAGGAGATGGAACCAGCATGTGGGCTGATCTGATAAAAAATGGTCTG GTCAGGGCCAGCGCCATCgcccaggaccaggaccagagtTATGACTACGCCAGCAACAGTGTCATACTTCATTTGGATGCAGGCGATGAGGTTTTCATAAAATTGGATGGGGGCAAAGCTCACGGAGGCAACAGCAACAAATACAGCACCTTCTCAGGGTTCATCCTCTATGCTGACTGA